Within the Gossypium raimondii isolate GPD5lz chromosome 12, ASM2569854v1, whole genome shotgun sequence genome, the region TATGGCAAACAGCCGACGGCGAAAGACGACTGCGAGAGGGGAGCCTCCGTCGACGGAATCTCAGAGCGAATCAGGtgcttttttttattactatgttatttttgttaaaatgaagttgtaaaaaagataaataaataacaataaataaataaaaaagaaaacagtaaaAGTTCAACCTTTAAAAAACCTTTGTTCTGCCTTTTACTTCTAAAGTGTGTGTAAAAAAAATGTACAACGAGAATATTTTGGCTTTGATAGCCATATTACAACCATTGATTTTCTATTCTTTGTCTTTTGTCATTTACTACTACTGTTGCTTTGTTTGGTGGTCTTTTGCAGGTGACAGAGCAGTGTCAGATGCGCGTGGATGGGGCGCTGGCGTGCGGCGGCAGTGGGCATGCGTGGAGGCTGGCAGTTGAAAAGAGTTAGGGAGGCTAGGGTTTTctaaaaaatgtttaaacattttgGGCCATTGGGCcgcttagggtttttttaaaatttgggtttgGGGCTGTTGGGTTAGATTTAATTTGGGTTGGCATTTTGCGTTTGTAAATGGACATTTGTTTTATTATGGACTTTTAACTGGTTTTGTTTGGGTCATATTGgccccgggcaaaaatgggcttgCACATATGCCATTAtgtcttattcttttttttatatataaaaatagagggCCGAATAAGACATTATGTCTTCTTTTTTAAGTAGTggttttttgttattttatttaaatatttcatataaaagtaataaaacacaaaacactattataataatatttattattttaaaaataatttaagtaatttttcttattaatttagtaTCAAGTTAATTCATGACATCAtactcaataaaattttttttagtaaatatatatttataaagagTGGATAAGTAGTTAATGATTAGATGGTGAagaaaatattatgtataataTATGGATGACATgctaaacatatacatataggATTAGTCCACATCtgctaataaatttatatatttgcgTACGTATGGAACTTTcgagcatcatcatcatcaattaaTTAGTAGTACAAAGCTGTCAAAGAAGCTCCACGAACAGGCTTGCTCTAGGATGTAGACCAGCATCTTTCAAAGTCATTCCCATTTGATCAAAACTATATACTCTTCTTGGGAAGCTTgatattaatctataatttgcAATTCCGGGTAGTCCTAATGAATCTATGTATCTGTAAATTGAGAGGATCTTATCTGTGCAAGAAAAGTTGTGCTCTCTTCTTTCACCACCGGGAAAACGAATCAATATCTGAAAATTCAACAAGTGTGTTAATGTTAAGAACCAAGTTTGTCTAATGAAGACAATTGGTTGTAATGAGCACCTGAGTATCTTTCCCCTGAGTAATTGTTTCTTTGTACTGAGCTTCTCCAACAGATGAGCTCTGCCTTGGTTTACCTAGTTGTTTCTCTCTATGCATCTGTCGGGGGTTCTGataatttgtttgatttgaaGCTTCTATTGGTTTTTGAGCTCTTGCATTCCTAAGATTTTCCTTTTCCTAGAAGGAAAAACACATTGCTCTTGTTAATCATGTTTAGTAGATTCAGGGTAAATGTCAGAAACATGCATGTATTCCACAAGAAAACATCAATTTTTTGGTAAGTTCATATACGTATTTAGGGTAGACGCAATAGGAGGGGATAGGCAGGGACCTTAATACATGGTACAATTGTATCCcctgaaattataaattattggtTGTCTCTTTAGAAAATATATAGTcataagttaatatataataataaattttgtcttaaaaaaatatataattcaacctTGACTACCAAAAAAGTTTCTGGTTTGTCCCAAAATTTTAGGGTATGTACCATATACTCGCATGAATTAATGAGATGAACAAATATTGAATATCGATAGTTCAATAAAAATGAAGAATCAAATAACACTAATTTCAAAGATTTTGTTTGACAAAAACATGGGAAACAAACCAAATAGAGTAGGCACACACTTGGTCTCTCTGTAAAGCAACAAAATATGCAGCATCTTGTTCTTCTCGCAACTGACGGTCAGCCCTCAACTTTTCTTGCTCCTTAGCCCTAGCCTTTATCCTTTCCTCTTCCTTAATCCTTGCTCTCATATGTTCTTCCTCCCTTCCTCTTACAGTAGTGCCAAAAGCTGACCCTTGCTCTTCCATTGTCCTTTGTAGAATCTCAACCAATTCAGCTGGATCAATCGGGCCCTCCATCTAAAGCAAAAACAAGGTAAAGGTAGAGACAAGAAAAGTTCATACTTATTATCATCGTTGTCAACAATATTGAGAGTATTAGGGAGCAAATACGGGGAAGGGGCTTTGGCCCCCTGatttaatggaaaaattgtTTTATGACCCATCCCCAAActttaaatattcaattcagtcttttttaaccttttattaaatgaaaaaacattataattttagtttttctgaaaaattaatagtttaagttaaagcatttttaatacaaaatgtttAGCTTTGTCCTCCCCAATTTTATAATCTTTCCTAAACAAAATTTCTTGATGAGATCAAATATTATCATTTCGATTTTTTCATTATCCTAAATCCCATCcctcattaatttttttattacttgtcTATTCATATAATTAGTTGCACATAAGTCCAAGAATGAATGGAAAATCACGGACTTCTTTCATAAATGTAAACCTTTTATTGATGATCGGATTAAACGATAAGCATGCCTGTGGTTTAACCTAACAAAAAACTTATGAAACGAAACTAGTTTTAGACCCAGTGTTGAACCAACCTGTTGCAGCACTGCTATGTTGTTGCCCGCAGCTGGGGCAATTACTGCACAGAAAGGGAAGCTAGCAGGCTGTAGAGTTGCAGCCATTTGTAAACCTTCTCCTCTATCTGCGATTGCTCCCCAGCACACAAAATTTGCGTCAAGAAATTGAACTACCAACTCTGAACTCAAAGTCCTCGAACAAAATGAGGGAGTGAAGGGATGTTCTGGGGAGTGTAGATACATGAACATTAGCTTGTGCTCATCCTCTGCTATCTTTAGAGCCTGCATAAAACTACATGCATAGAAAAATGGATGTGTGGTACCATATTGCTgttcaaaactaaccaaaaaagCCCAGTCTTCGGGAACAACTGGGGGGTGTAGTAGTTGTGGATGTTGCAACTGTAATTCCGATGGCTGGTATTGGTTTCTTCTACCCATTACCCTTGAAAACCCTCCAAATATGCATTTGGGAAGGCATACCATCCGACAAAAAAACCCATTGCAAGAGGGTTGGTCCCTTGCTTTCGCGGTGCCTCTTATTGTCAAGGACATATCTCCACCACAATAAATTCAAAACacaagaggaagaagaaagaaagactTAACAACCTTCATAGTTGCAGTTTGCTTACAAGAATGTTGTAGACTGATGAGATTGAAATTTATAGAATTTCTTGTCTTGCAAGTTGTTGATATTCCCTTGGGGAATAAAAGAGAGACTGAATGTCAAGATCATTGTAGTCGAACTTTAGATCATTGTAGTCGAACTTTAATTAAAGTACTTAAAAGAGCATCGATTCATATTTGTCTACCATTTCTACCAAAGTAGAAGAGGATGCTTTGCTTGTAATAGATCcaccattaattttaaaagaagatGCGCCATTtatgtaaaacaaaataaagtagCCTGACCACACTGACAATAATATTCTATCCTGCAATGATATCATTTACTCATttactctcttttcttttcaattattatttcaacttttttaataaaattaccatctaactttttttttaattaaatttaggaTAAATTACACTAACagtcactcaatttttaaaaaataacaaattaatcacTAACGTTATCGAAAAGTGACAAATTAGTCACACATTAACATTTTTCGTTATAGGTCTAATGGGAC harbors:
- the LOC105764181 gene encoding plant UBX domain-containing protein 10 gives rise to the protein MSLTIRGTAKARDQPSCNGFFCRMVCLPKCIFGGFSRVMGRRNQYQPSELQLQHPQLLHPPVVPEDWAFLVSFEQQYGTTHPFFYACSFMQALKIAEDEHKLMFMYLHSPEHPFTPSFCSRTLSSELVVQFLDANFVCWGAIADRGEGLQMAATLQPASFPFCAVIAPAAGNNIAVLQQMEGPIDPAELVEILQRTMEEQGSAFGTTVRGREEEHMRARIKEEERIKARAKEQEKLRADRQLREEQDAAYFVALQRDQEKENLRNARAQKPIEASNQTNYQNPRQMHREKQLGKPRQSSSVGEAQYKETITQGKDTQILIRFPGGERREHNFSCTDKILSIYRYIDSLGLPGIANYRLISSFPRRVYSFDQMGMTLKDAGLHPRASLFVELL